Proteins encoded within one genomic window of Variovorax sp. OAS795:
- the ybeY gene encoding rRNA maturation RNase YbeY, with amino-acid sequence MALAQLSLSLQFAPRFKGIERHRAALPRHSVARWIRHALELDGEITVRIVDAEEGQRLNREFRGKDYATNVLTFDYAQSPMVMADLVLCAPVVASEAKEQRKTLAAHYAHLLVHGTLHAQGWDHETGEADAEEMEAREIEILAGLGIRNPYGR; translated from the coding sequence ATGGCGTTGGCCCAGCTTTCGCTCTCCTTGCAATTCGCGCCGCGCTTCAAGGGCATCGAACGGCACCGCGCCGCGCTGCCGCGCCACAGCGTCGCGCGCTGGATCCGCCACGCGCTGGAGTTGGACGGCGAGATCACCGTGCGCATCGTCGATGCCGAGGAAGGCCAGCGCCTGAACCGCGAATTCCGCGGCAAGGACTACGCCACCAACGTGCTGACCTTCGACTATGCGCAGAGCCCGATGGTGATGGCCGACCTGGTGCTGTGCGCACCCGTGGTCGCCAGCGAGGCGAAAGAACAGCGCAAGACGCTGGCCGCGCATTACGCCCACCTGCTGGTGCACGGCACGCTGCATGCGCAAGGCTGGGACCACGAGACCGGCGAAGCCGACGCCGAGGAAATGGAAGCGCGCGAAATCGAGATACTGGCCGGACTTGGCATCCGCAACCCGTACGGCCGATAG
- a CDS encoding class I SAM-dependent methyltransferase, which yields MTSAAAPGTTNTDPWLARWLALVAERAGTAPVLELGCGTGPDSAVLAGAGLHVVGIELSAESVAAARARVPEGAVFHCGDFRDPPFPLPAGDAEGSVGVVVASLSLHYFAWDETLALARRIHGVLRPGGLLLCRFNSVNDWRHGASGPPAEGEDSFYRVNGMPKRFFDRGAVERLFADGWRMLHLEELTVHRYDEPKVLWEAVLERN from the coding sequence ATGACCTCGGCTGCCGCACCCGGCACGACAAACACAGATCCGTGGCTTGCGCGCTGGCTGGCGCTGGTCGCCGAACGCGCGGGCACCGCGCCCGTGCTCGAACTGGGCTGCGGCACGGGCCCCGACAGCGCGGTGCTCGCCGGCGCGGGACTGCATGTGGTCGGCATCGAACTGTCGGCCGAATCGGTGGCGGCCGCGCGGGCGCGGGTGCCGGAGGGCGCGGTGTTCCATTGCGGCGATTTCCGCGATCCGCCTTTTCCGCTGCCCGCGGGGGACGCGGAAGGCAGCGTGGGCGTGGTGGTCGCGAGCCTGTCGCTGCACTACTTCGCCTGGGACGAGACACTCGCGCTGGCAAGACGGATCCATGGCGTGCTTCGCCCGGGTGGCCTGCTGCTCTGCCGGTTCAATTCGGTCAACGACTGGCGCCACGGCGCCAGCGGCCCGCCCGCGGAGGGGGAGGATTCCTTCTATCGGGTGAACGGCATGCCCAAGCGCTTCTTCGACCGTGGCGCGGTGGAGCGGCTCTTTGCCGACGGCTGGCGCATGCTGCACCTCGAGGAGCTCACGGTGCACCGCTACGACGAGCCGAAGGTGCTCTGGGAAGCCGTGCTCGAGCGCAACTGA
- the dtd gene encoding D-aminoacyl-tRNA deacylase, whose product MKAVVQRVSSARVDIAGRTVGAIDSGLLVLLCAERGDVDALADRMLAKLLKLRIFSDDAGKMNRSVQDIGGGLLVVSQFTLAADVSGGNRPSFTQAAAPDEGRRLYDYFVGKARAAHPVVSTGEFGADMQVHLVNDGPVTIPLQMVA is encoded by the coding sequence ATGAAGGCCGTGGTGCAGCGCGTGTCGAGTGCGCGTGTCGACATTGCCGGCCGGACCGTGGGCGCCATCGATTCAGGCCTGCTGGTCCTGCTCTGCGCCGAGCGCGGCGACGTGGACGCGCTGGCCGACCGCATGCTCGCGAAGCTGCTGAAGCTGCGCATCTTTTCAGACGATGCAGGCAAGATGAACCGCAGCGTGCAGGACATCGGCGGCGGCCTGCTCGTCGTGAGCCAGTTCACGCTGGCGGCCGACGTGAGCGGCGGCAACCGCCCCAGCTTCACGCAGGCCGCGGCGCCGGACGAAGGGCGACGTCTCTACGACTACTTCGTGGGCAAGGCCCGCGCTGCGCACCCGGTGGTGTCTACGGGGGAGTTCGGTGCCGACATGCAGGTGCACCTGGTCAACGACGGGCCCGTGACCATTCCGCTGCAAATGGTGGCCTAG
- a CDS encoding cation diffusion facilitator family transporter, whose translation MTFTPKTLLRVSIVVALVTILLKGLAGYVTHSMGLIADAMESFVNLASAMFALAMVTIAARPADEDHPYGHHKAEYFSSGFEGILIVGAAAAIVWVSVQRLLSPEPLEQLGWGLGLSIVSSGFNAALAFALFRAARTHRSIALEADARHLMTDVWTSAGVVVGIVAVHFSGWLWLDPLLAIGVALNIVREGVKLVWRSSQGLMDEALDAESIAALRTTLDQFAARRPEGARVRFDDMVTRRAGQRRFADLHMHVPGDWTLQHAAALRDELEQALMDAVPGLRVTIQLLPLGMEARANQMEEQA comes from the coding sequence ATGACATTCACGCCCAAGACACTGCTTCGCGTTTCCATTGTCGTTGCGCTTGTCACGATCCTGCTCAAGGGACTCGCGGGCTACGTCACCCACTCCATGGGCTTGATCGCGGATGCCATGGAGTCGTTCGTCAACCTGGCCAGCGCCATGTTCGCGCTGGCGATGGTGACCATCGCGGCGCGGCCGGCCGACGAGGACCATCCCTACGGCCACCACAAGGCCGAATACTTCTCGTCAGGTTTCGAAGGCATCCTGATCGTGGGCGCCGCGGCGGCCATTGTCTGGGTCTCGGTGCAGCGGCTGCTGTCGCCTGAGCCCCTGGAGCAGCTGGGCTGGGGGCTGGGCCTTTCCATCGTCAGTTCGGGGTTCAATGCGGCCTTGGCCTTCGCGCTGTTCCGCGCGGCGCGAACGCACCGTTCGATCGCGCTGGAAGCCGATGCGCGGCATCTCATGACGGATGTCTGGACCTCGGCCGGCGTGGTGGTCGGCATCGTGGCCGTGCACTTCAGCGGATGGCTCTGGCTCGATCCGCTGCTCGCCATCGGCGTGGCGCTCAACATCGTGCGCGAAGGCGTCAAGCTGGTGTGGCGATCTTCCCAAGGCCTGATGGACGAGGCCCTCGATGCGGAGAGCATCGCTGCGCTGCGCACCACGCTCGACCAGTTCGCCGCGCGCCGGCCCGAAGGTGCGCGCGTGCGCTTCGACGATATGGTGACCCGCCGCGCGGGCCAGCGCCGCTTTGCCGACCTGCACATGCATGTCCCGGGCGACTGGACCCTGCAGCACGCGGCGGCCCTGCGCGACGAACTGGAACAGGCGCTGATGGATGCCGTGCCCGGCCTGCGCGTGACCATCCAGCTGCTGCCCCTGGGCATGGAGGCCCGCGCCAACCAGATGGAGGAACAGGCATGA
- a CDS encoding FecR domain-containing protein, whose product MKKFLSVLAGLAVCASAALAQAQGASSAAAATPAAELQAGFLKSVRGSVQLLSAAGTSRNASAGDALAAVDRIVTGPDSSASVVLRDDTTLMIGPSSRLDLKEFHFNSTTQEGGLLVSLLRGSMRMITGLIGKTNPDAIRVETQTATIGIRGTDFIVQADGQP is encoded by the coding sequence ATGAAAAAATTCTTGAGCGTCCTGGCAGGGCTCGCCGTTTGTGCCTCAGCGGCACTGGCCCAGGCGCAGGGTGCCTCGAGTGCCGCAGCAGCCACACCGGCGGCCGAACTCCAGGCGGGCTTTCTCAAATCGGTGCGCGGCAGCGTGCAATTGCTCAGCGCCGCAGGAACCAGCCGCAACGCCAGCGCCGGCGATGCGCTGGCGGCGGTCGACCGCATCGTGACCGGGCCCGATTCTTCCGCCTCCGTGGTCTTGCGGGACGACACCACCTTGATGATCGGCCCGTCTTCCCGCCTGGATCTGAAGGAGTTCCACTTCAATTCCACGACGCAGGAAGGTGGCCTGCTTGTTTCGCTGTTGCGCGGGTCCATGCGGATGATCACCGGGCTGATCGGCAAGACGAACCCCGATGCGATCCGCGTGGAAACGCAGACCGCCACCATCGGCATCCGCGGCACCGATTTCATCGTGCAGGCCGACGGCCAGCCATGA
- a CDS encoding OmpA family protein, giving the protein MSGLQVRALPFLAVLITGSLVACSAPGTRVVLLPQADGKPSAVTVRVKDGEEILSRPYQRATAPAGASGAPMVDQADPAKVQSENKILFDMRPPAPQRYTVYFDLGNTTLTPASQQVMNEALIAAQTRSGSDIVVTGHTDTKGALEQNDMLSRRRAQQVVQLFVERQFPSKRIEAVGRGEREPAVPTADEVDEPRNRRVTIEVR; this is encoded by the coding sequence ATGAGCGGGTTGCAAGTCCGCGCGCTCCCCTTCCTTGCCGTCCTGATCACGGGATCCCTTGTCGCGTGTTCGGCGCCGGGCACCCGCGTGGTGCTGCTGCCGCAAGCGGACGGCAAGCCTTCTGCGGTGACCGTGCGCGTCAAGGATGGCGAAGAGATCCTCTCCAGGCCCTACCAGCGTGCGACCGCGCCGGCCGGTGCTTCAGGGGCCCCGATGGTCGACCAGGCCGACCCCGCGAAGGTGCAGTCCGAGAACAAGATCCTGTTCGATATGCGGCCGCCCGCGCCCCAGCGCTACACGGTGTATTTCGACCTTGGCAACACCACGCTCACGCCAGCGTCGCAGCAAGTGATGAACGAGGCCCTGATTGCGGCGCAGACCCGCAGCGGCAGCGACATCGTGGTGACGGGCCACACCGACACCAAGGGCGCGCTCGAACAGAACGACATGCTCTCCCGGCGGCGCGCGCAGCAAGTGGTCCAGTTGTTCGTGGAGCGGCAGTTTCCTTCGAAGCGCATCGAAGCCGTGGGCCGGGGCGAACGCGAACCCGCCGTGCCGACCGCCGACGAGGTGGACGAGCCACGCAACCGGCGCGTCACCATCGAGGTCCGGTAA